The following coding sequences are from one Pseudomonas oryzae window:
- a CDS encoding glutamine synthetase family protein: MSSVSPCVIDSSEVSEFLVAHPDLQYVDLLIADMNGVVRGKRIERASLRKVYEKGINLPASLFALDINGSTVESTGLGLDIGDADRVCYPIPGTLANEPWQKRPTGQLLMSMHELEGQPFFADPREVLRRVVAKFDAMGLAICAAFELEFYLIDQDNLNGRPQPPRSPISGKRPQSTQVYLIDDLDEYADCLQDILEAAKEQGIPADAIVKESAPAQFEVNLHHVEDALKACDYAVLLKRLIKNIAYDHEMDTTFMAKPYPGQAGNGLHVHISLLDKATGRNIFTSEEPVENDALRHAIGGVLETMPASMAFLCPNVNSYRRFGAQFYVPNAPSWGLDNRTVAVRVPTGSADAVRIEHRVAGADANPYLMMAAILAGIHHGLTNRIEPGAPIEGNSYEQLEQSLPNNLRDALRALDDSEVLNQYISPEYIDVFVACKESELAEFEVSISDLEYNWYLHTV, encoded by the coding sequence ATGTCGTCGGTCTCCCCGTGCGTCATAGATTCCTCCGAAGTGAGCGAATTCCTCGTCGCTCACCCTGATCTCCAATACGTCGACCTGCTGATCGCCGACATGAACGGCGTGGTGCGCGGCAAGCGCATCGAACGCGCCAGCCTGCGCAAGGTGTATGAGAAGGGCATCAACCTGCCGGCCTCGCTGTTTGCCCTGGATATCAACGGCTCGACGGTCGAGAGCACCGGCCTGGGCCTGGATATCGGCGACGCGGACCGCGTCTGCTACCCGATTCCCGGCACCCTGGCCAATGAGCCCTGGCAGAAGCGCCCGACCGGCCAGTTGCTGATGAGCATGCACGAGCTGGAGGGTCAGCCGTTCTTCGCCGACCCGCGCGAGGTGCTGCGCCGCGTGGTGGCCAAGTTCGACGCCATGGGCCTGGCGATCTGCGCGGCCTTCGAGCTGGAGTTCTATCTGATCGACCAGGACAACCTCAACGGCCGCCCGCAGCCGCCGCGCTCGCCGATCTCCGGCAAGCGGCCGCAGTCGACCCAGGTGTACCTGATCGACGACCTCGACGAATACGCCGACTGCCTGCAGGACATCCTGGAGGCCGCCAAGGAGCAGGGCATTCCGGCCGACGCCATCGTCAAGGAAAGCGCCCCGGCGCAGTTCGAGGTCAACCTGCATCACGTCGAGGACGCGCTCAAGGCCTGCGACTACGCGGTGCTGCTCAAGCGCCTGATCAAGAACATCGCCTACGACCACGAGATGGACACCACCTTCATGGCCAAGCCCTACCCGGGCCAGGCCGGCAACGGTCTGCACGTGCACATCTCGCTGCTCGACAAGGCCACCGGGCGCAACATCTTCACCAGCGAGGAGCCGGTGGAGAACGACGCGCTGCGCCACGCCATCGGCGGCGTGCTGGAAACCATGCCGGCCTCGATGGCCTTCCTGTGTCCCAACGTCAACTCCTACCGCCGCTTCGGCGCGCAGTTCTACGTGCCCAATGCGCCGTCCTGGGGCCTGGACAACCGCACCGTGGCGGTGCGGGTGCCGACCGGCAGCGCCGACGCCGTGCGCATCGAGCACCGCGTCGCCGGCGCCGATGCCAACCCCTACCTGATGATGGCGGCGATCCTCGCCGGCATTCACCACGGCCTGACCAACCGGATCGAGCCGGGCGCGCCGATCGAGGGCAACTCCTACGAGCAGCTGGAGCAGAGCCTGCCCAACAACCTGCGCGATGCCCTGCGCGCGCTGGACGACAGCGAAGTGCTCAACCAGTACATCAGCCCGGAGTACATCGACGTCTTCGTCGCCTGCAAGGAAAGCGAGCTGGCGGAGTTCGAGGTGTCGATCTCCGACCTGGAATACAACTGGTACCTGCACACGGTATGA
- a CDS encoding LysR family transcriptional regulator, translating to MQYKISHADLNLVLALVRGGSLARAASLLRVDVSTVFRAIRRLETELGSTLFTKSRRGYLPTGIAQALAERAEQAELALETAQLVLEQGEQVVSGTVRLTCTDAVLNHLLLPALAEVMPRYPALSLELVTSSSFANLSRRDADMALRLTNTPPEHLVGRCLGSTSYKVYGVAAFRATFASQPASVPWVGPDDVLPDHPTVVWRRQQLPGMLSRYRCSDMSAVAQLVNAGLGVAALSDFMADDLPNAEALSDALPGCNTQLWLLTRPDCRALRSVRTLFDELGPLIRARLDEPARPDMDEG from the coding sequence ATGCAATACAAGATCAGCCATGCCGACCTGAACCTGGTTCTCGCCCTGGTGCGCGGCGGTTCGCTGGCGCGCGCCGCCAGCCTGCTGCGGGTGGACGTGTCGACCGTGTTCCGCGCCATCCGCCGTCTGGAAACCGAGCTGGGCAGCACCCTGTTCACCAAGAGCCGGCGCGGCTACCTGCCCACCGGCATCGCCCAGGCGCTGGCCGAGCGCGCGGAGCAGGCCGAACTCGCCCTGGAGACGGCGCAACTGGTGCTGGAGCAGGGCGAGCAGGTGGTCAGCGGCACCGTGCGCCTGACCTGTACCGATGCGGTGCTCAACCACCTGCTGTTGCCCGCCCTCGCCGAGGTCATGCCGCGCTATCCGGCTCTGTCGCTGGAGCTGGTCACCTCCAGCAGCTTCGCCAACCTCAGCCGCCGCGATGCCGACATGGCTTTGCGCCTGACCAACACGCCGCCGGAGCACTTGGTCGGGCGCTGTCTGGGCAGCACAAGCTACAAGGTCTACGGCGTTGCAGCGTTCCGCGCGACGTTCGCCAGCCAGCCCGCCAGCGTGCCTTGGGTCGGCCCGGATGACGTGCTGCCGGATCACCCGACGGTGGTCTGGCGCCGCCAGCAGCTTCCCGGCATGCTGTCACGCTATCGCTGCAGCGACATGTCGGCGGTCGCGCAACTGGTCAACGCCGGCTTGGGCGTGGCCGCGCTGAGCGACTTCATGGCCGACGACCTGCCCAACGCCGAGGCGCTGAGCGATGCCCTGCCCGGCTGCAATACCCAGCTGTGGCTGCTGACTCGCCCGGACTGCCGCGCCCTGCGCTCGGTGCGCACGCTGTTCGACGAACTGGGGCCGCTGATCCGTGCCCGCCTGGACGAGCCCGCCCGTCCCGACATGGACGAAGGCTGA
- the recX gene encoding recombination regulator RecX: MSAQLDTPAAVRRAAMDLLARREHGRVELGRKLLRRGAQSDCIESALDLLEQQGLLSEDRYLSSYIASGAAKGWGPLRIRDELQQRGVKAEAIALALESSDIDWNRCLRETWQRKFGCLPTDARERARQGRFLAYRGFAVGAITRLLQGRMDPEA, translated from the coding sequence ATGTCCGCGCAGCTCGACACACCCGCCGCCGTGCGGCGGGCGGCCATGGACCTGCTGGCGCGCCGCGAGCATGGGCGTGTCGAGCTGGGCCGCAAGCTGCTGCGCCGTGGCGCCCAGTCCGATTGCATCGAGTCGGCGCTGGACCTGCTGGAGCAGCAGGGGCTGTTGTCCGAGGACCGCTACCTGTCCAGCTACATCGCCAGCGGCGCGGCCAAGGGCTGGGGGCCGCTGCGCATCCGCGACGAGCTGCAGCAGCGGGGGGTGAAGGCCGAGGCGATTGCCCTGGCGCTGGAGAGCTCCGACATCGACTGGAACCGGTGCCTGCGCGAGACCTGGCAGCGCAAGTTCGGCTGCCTGCCCACTGACGCCCGCGAGCGCGCCCGGCAGGGGCGTTTTTTGGCGTATCGGGGTTTTGCCGTCGGCGCCATCACTCGCTTGCTGCAGGGGCGCATGGATCCCGAGGCCTGA
- the recA gene encoding recombinase RecA produces MDENKKRALAAALGQIERQFGKGAVMRMGDHERQAVPAISTGSLGLDIALGIGGLPKGRIVEIYGPESSGKTTLTLSVIAQAQKQGATCAFVDAEHALDPDYAAKLGVNVDDLLVSQPDTGEQALEITDMLVRSNAVDVVIVDSVAALVPKAEIEGEMGDQHVGLQARLMSQALRKITGNIKNANCLVIFINQIRMKIGVMFGSPETTTGGNALKFYASVRLDIRRIGSVKEGDEVIGNETRVKVVKNKMAPPFRQAEFQILYGKGIYRTGEIIDLGVQLGLIEKSGAWYSYQGSKIGQGKANAARFLEDNAEICQTLDSAIRSQLLGQNANLKVTAASEEDADVEMDI; encoded by the coding sequence ATGGACGAGAACAAGAAGCGTGCCCTGGCCGCGGCCCTGGGTCAGATCGAGCGTCAGTTCGGCAAGGGTGCGGTGATGCGCATGGGCGACCACGAGCGCCAGGCGGTACCGGCCATCTCCACCGGCTCGCTGGGCCTGGATATCGCCCTCGGCATCGGCGGCCTGCCCAAGGGGCGTATCGTCGAGATCTACGGTCCGGAATCCTCGGGCAAGACCACCCTTACCCTGTCGGTGATCGCTCAGGCCCAGAAGCAGGGCGCCACCTGCGCCTTCGTCGATGCCGAGCACGCGCTCGACCCCGACTACGCCGCCAAGCTCGGCGTCAATGTCGATGACCTGCTGGTCTCCCAGCCGGACACCGGCGAGCAGGCCCTGGAAATCACCGACATGCTGGTGCGCTCCAACGCGGTCGACGTGGTTATCGTCGACTCGGTGGCGGCCCTGGTGCCCAAAGCGGAAATCGAAGGCGAGATGGGCGACCAGCACGTCGGTCTGCAGGCGCGCCTGATGTCTCAGGCCCTGCGCAAGATCACCGGCAACATCAAGAACGCCAACTGCCTGGTGATCTTCATCAACCAGATCCGCATGAAGATCGGCGTGATGTTCGGCAGTCCGGAAACCACTACCGGCGGCAATGCGCTGAAGTTCTACGCCTCCGTACGTCTGGACATCCGCCGCATCGGCTCGGTCAAGGAAGGCGACGAGGTGATCGGCAACGAGACCCGCGTCAAGGTGGTGAAGAACAAGATGGCCCCGCCGTTCCGCCAGGCCGAGTTCCAGATCCTCTACGGCAAGGGTATCTACCGTACCGGCGAGATCATCGACCTCGGCGTGCAGCTCGGCCTGATCGAGAAGTCCGGCGCCTGGTACAGCTACCAGGGCAGCAAGATCGGCCAGGGCAAAGCCAATGCCGCGCGCTTCCTCGAGGACAATGCGGAAATCTGCCAGACCCTCGACAGCGCGATCCGCTCCCAGCTGCTCGGCCAGAACGCCAACCTCAAGGTGACGGCCGCCAGCGAGGAAGACGCCGACGTGGAAATGGACATCTAA
- a CDS encoding CinA family protein: protein MDRITHLAARLGEALQARQLQVTTAESCTGGGIAEAITRIAGSSQWFEAGYVTYSNRQKSLQLDVPERLFATVGAVSREVVEAMAHGACQRSGAALAVAVSGIAGPDGGTPDKPVGTVWLAWQAAGQVFSCRCHFPGDRQTVRERTVARALEGLLRLTAGENPAEG from the coding sequence ATGGATCGCATTACCCACCTGGCCGCACGGCTGGGGGAAGCGCTGCAAGCGCGGCAACTGCAGGTCACCACCGCCGAGTCCTGCACCGGTGGCGGGATTGCCGAAGCCATCACCCGGATTGCCGGCAGTTCGCAGTGGTTCGAGGCCGGCTACGTCACCTATTCCAACCGGCAGAAGAGCCTGCAGCTGGATGTGCCGGAGAGGTTGTTCGCCACGGTCGGCGCGGTCAGCCGCGAGGTGGTCGAGGCGATGGCACATGGCGCCTGCCAGCGCAGCGGGGCGGCGCTGGCGGTGGCGGTCAGCGGCATCGCCGGCCCGGATGGTGGTACGCCGGACAAGCCGGTGGGCACCGTATGGCTGGCCTGGCAGGCGGCGGGGCAAGTGTTCAGTTGCCGTTGTCACTTCCCCGGGGACCGCCAGACGGTGCGCGAGCGCACCGTGGCACGGGCCCTCGAGGGGCTGTTGCGACTGACGGCAGGGGAAAATCCCGCCGAGGGGTAG
- the mutS gene encoding DNA mismatch repair protein MutS, translated as MSNDFSAHTPMMQQYLKIKQQHPDQLLFYRMGDFYELFYADAQKAAKLLDITLTARGQSAGQPIPMAGIPFHSAEGYLARLVRLGESVAICEQIGDPATSKGPVERQVVRIITPGTVSDEALLDERRDNLLAALLGDERLFGLTVLDITSGRFSVQEIKGWEALLAELERLNPAELLIPDDWPQDLPAEKRPGVRRRAPWDFDRATALKALCQQFGTQDLNGFGCQGLTLAIGAAGCLLLYARETQRSALPHIRSLRHERLDDAVVMDAASRRNLELDTNLAGGRDNTLQSVVDRSMTAMGSRLLCRWLNRPLRDRSILEGRQQAIRCLLDDYRFENLQPRLKDIGDVERILARIGLRSARPRDLARLRDALAALPDLQQHMSELEAPHLQELAGSIRTYPELAELLARAIIDNPPAVIRDGGVIKRGYDAELDELQLLSENAGQYLMDLEAREKARTGLPNLKVGYNRIHGYYIELPRVQAEQAPADYIRRQTLKGAERFITPELKAFEDKALSAKSRALAREKLLYDELIETLIEQLAPLQDTAAALAELDVLSNLAERALNLDFNCPRFVDEPCLRITQGRHPVVEQVLTTPFVANDTVLDDSTRMLIITGPNMGGKSTYMRQTALIVLLAHIGSYVPAEACELSLVDRIFTRIGSSDDLAGGRSTFMVEMSETASILHNASERSLVLMDEVGRGTSTFDGLSLAWAAAEHLARQRAFTLFATHYFELTVLPESEPVVANVHLDAAEHEERIVFLHHVLPGPASQSYGLAVAQLAGVPDPVIRRAREHLARLEQTSLPHEIASVAPSKKNNKAAPVQPDLFAMQPHPLLEELERLSPDDLSPRQALELIYAWKTQL; from the coding sequence ATGAGCAACGATTTCTCCGCCCACACGCCGATGATGCAGCAGTACCTGAAGATCAAGCAGCAGCATCCCGATCAGTTGCTGTTCTATCGCATGGGCGACTTCTACGAGCTGTTCTATGCCGATGCGCAGAAGGCGGCCAAGCTGCTCGATATCACCCTGACCGCACGCGGCCAGTCGGCAGGCCAGCCGATCCCGATGGCCGGTATCCCGTTCCACTCCGCCGAAGGATACCTGGCGCGCCTGGTCAGGCTCGGCGAGTCGGTGGCGATCTGTGAACAGATCGGCGATCCGGCGACCAGCAAGGGCCCGGTCGAACGTCAGGTGGTACGCATCATCACCCCCGGTACGGTGAGCGACGAGGCGCTGCTCGACGAGCGCCGCGACAACCTGCTGGCCGCCCTGCTCGGCGACGAGCGCCTGTTCGGCCTGACGGTACTGGACATCACCAGCGGCCGTTTCAGCGTGCAGGAAATCAAGGGTTGGGAAGCACTGCTGGCCGAACTCGAGCGGCTCAATCCGGCCGAGCTGCTGATCCCCGACGACTGGCCGCAGGATCTGCCGGCAGAAAAGCGCCCCGGCGTGCGCCGCCGCGCGCCCTGGGACTTCGACCGCGCCACTGCGCTCAAGGCACTGTGCCAGCAGTTCGGCACCCAGGACCTCAACGGCTTCGGCTGCCAGGGCCTGACCCTCGCCATCGGCGCCGCCGGTTGTCTGCTGCTCTATGCCCGCGAAACCCAGCGCAGCGCCCTGCCGCACATCCGCAGCCTGCGCCACGAGCGTCTCGACGATGCCGTCGTCATGGATGCCGCCAGCCGACGCAACCTGGAGCTGGACACCAATCTCGCCGGTGGTCGCGACAACACCCTGCAGAGCGTGGTCGACCGCAGCATGACCGCCATGGGCAGCCGCCTGCTGTGCCGCTGGCTGAACCGCCCGCTGCGTGACCGCTCCATTCTCGAAGGCCGTCAACAGGCCATCCGCTGTCTGCTCGACGACTATCGTTTCGAAAACCTGCAACCGCGACTCAAGGACATCGGCGACGTCGAGCGCATCCTCGCCCGCATCGGTCTGCGCAGCGCGCGTCCGCGCGATCTGGCCCGCCTGCGCGATGCGCTGGCGGCCCTGCCCGACCTGCAGCAGCACATGAGCGAGCTGGAGGCGCCGCACCTGCAGGAGCTGGCCGGCAGCATCCGCACCTATCCGGAACTGGCGGAGCTGCTGGCCAGGGCGATCATCGACAACCCGCCGGCGGTGATCCGCGACGGCGGTGTGATCAAGCGCGGCTACGACGCCGAGCTCGACGAGCTGCAGCTGCTCAGCGAAAACGCCGGCCAGTACCTGATGGACCTGGAGGCACGCGAAAAGGCACGCACCGGCCTGCCCAACCTCAAGGTCGGCTACAACCGCATCCATGGCTACTATATCGAGCTGCCGCGGGTGCAAGCCGAACAGGCGCCCGCCGACTATATCCGCCGGCAGACGCTCAAGGGCGCGGAACGCTTCATCACTCCCGAGCTCAAGGCCTTCGAGGACAAGGCGCTGTCGGCCAAGAGCCGTGCCCTGGCCCGCGAGAAACTGCTCTACGACGAACTGATCGAGACTCTGATCGAGCAGCTGGCGCCACTGCAGGACACTGCCGCCGCCCTTGCCGAGCTGGATGTGCTGAGCAACCTGGCCGAACGTGCGTTGAACCTCGACTTCAACTGCCCGCGCTTCGTCGACGAACCCTGTCTGCGCATTACCCAAGGCCGCCACCCGGTGGTCGAGCAGGTGCTGACGACGCCCTTCGTCGCCAACGACACCGTGCTGGACGACAGCACGCGCATGCTGATCATCACCGGTCCGAACATGGGCGGTAAGTCGACCTACATGCGCCAGACCGCACTGATCGTGCTGCTGGCACACATCGGCAGCTATGTGCCGGCCGAAGCCTGCGAGCTGTCGCTGGTCGACCGCATCTTCACCCGCATCGGTTCCAGCGACGATCTGGCCGGCGGACGCTCGACCTTCATGGTCGAGATGAGCGAGACAGCCAGCATCCTGCACAACGCCAGCGAGCGCAGTCTGGTGCTGATGGACGAGGTCGGCCGCGGCACCAGCACCTTCGACGGCCTCTCGCTGGCCTGGGCCGCAGCCGAGCACCTGGCCCGACAGCGTGCCTTCACCCTGTTCGCCACTCACTACTTCGAACTGACCGTGCTGCCGGAAAGCGAACCGGTAGTGGCCAACGTGCACCTCGATGCCGCGGAGCACGAGGAACGCATCGTCTTCCTGCACCACGTGCTGCCGGGCCCCGCCAGCCAGAGCTATGGTCTGGCGGTGGCGCAACTGGCCGGCGTGCCGGATCCGGTCATCCGCCGTGCCCGCGAGCATCTCGCGCGCCTCGAGCAAACCAGCCTCCCCCATGAGATCGCTAGCGTTGCGCCCAGCAAGAAGAACAACAAGGCCGCGCCAGTGCAGCCCGACCTGTTTGCCATGCAGCCGCACCCACTGCTGGAGGAGCTGGAACGACTCAGCCCCGATGACCTGAGTCCGAGACAGGCACTCGAGCTGATATATGCTTGGAAGACCCAGCTATAA
- the fdxA gene encoding ferredoxin FdxA gives MTFVVTDNCIKCKYTDCVEVCPVDCFYEGPNFLVIHPDECIDCALCEPECPAQAIFSEDEVPEDQQEFIELNRDLAEVWPNITEKKDALADAEEWDGVKDKLQYLER, from the coding sequence ATGACCTTCGTCGTTACCGACAACTGCATCAAGTGCAAGTACACCGACTGCGTAGAAGTCTGCCCGGTGGACTGCTTCTACGAAGGCCCGAACTTCCTGGTGATCCACCCGGACGAGTGCATCGACTGCGCCCTGTGCGAGCCCGAGTGCCCGGCCCAGGCCATCTTCTCGGAAGACGAGGTACCGGAAGACCAGCAGGAATTCATCGAGCTCAACCGCGATCTGGCAGAAGTGTGGCCGAATATCACCGAGAAGAAAGATGCTCTGGCTGACGCCGAAGAGTGGGATGGCGTCAAGGACAAGCTGCAGTATCTGGAGCGCTGA
- a CDS encoding DEAD/DEAH box helicase, which produces MFADYGLHERLLKALSTLSFVEPTAVQAAAIPPALDGRDLRVTAKTGSGKTAAFVLPLLHRLLETPRPQAGARALILLPTRELAQQTLKEIERFAQFTFLKAGLVTGGEGFKEQAAALRKNPEIVIGTPGRVLNHLETGSLQLDDIEVLVLDEADRMLDMGLSEDVLKIAGACPPERQTMLFSATAGERALGHVVSEVLREPQMLLLNRRDDLNENLRQQIITADDVPHKERLLQWLLAHEAFAQAIVFTNTRAQADRLAGVLRASAVKAYVLHGEKTQEERKLAVERLRQGNINVLIATDVAARGLDIEGVDLVINFDMPRSGDEYVHRIGRAGRVGQAGLAISLICHNDWNLMSSVERYLKQSFERRLIKELQGSYQGPKKLKASGKAAGSKKKKQAKKAGSTAKAAGKSPARKGDKRPPAATLGDGFTAPKRKKPSPSVG; this is translated from the coding sequence GTGTTTGCTGATTACGGTTTGCATGAGCGTTTGCTCAAGGCGTTGTCCACGTTGTCCTTTGTCGAACCCACGGCGGTGCAGGCGGCGGCCATTCCGCCGGCGCTGGATGGGCGCGACCTGCGGGTGACTGCCAAGACCGGCAGCGGCAAGACGGCCGCCTTCGTGTTGCCCCTGCTCCACCGTCTGCTGGAGACTCCGAGGCCGCAGGCTGGTGCGCGAGCCCTGATTCTGCTGCCGACCCGCGAGCTGGCGCAACAGACGCTCAAGGAAATCGAGCGCTTCGCGCAGTTCACCTTCCTCAAGGCCGGACTGGTAACCGGCGGTGAAGGCTTCAAGGAGCAGGCGGCGGCACTGCGCAAGAATCCCGAGATCGTGATCGGTACGCCGGGACGTGTTCTGAACCATCTCGAGACGGGCAGCCTGCAACTGGATGATATCGAAGTGCTGGTGCTCGACGAGGCGGATCGCATGCTCGACATGGGGCTCAGCGAGGACGTGCTGAAGATCGCCGGAGCCTGTCCGCCGGAGCGGCAGACCATGCTGTTCTCCGCAACAGCCGGCGAGCGTGCCCTCGGGCATGTGGTGAGCGAGGTCCTGCGCGAGCCGCAGATGCTATTGCTCAATCGTCGTGACGATCTGAACGAGAATCTCCGCCAGCAGATCATCACGGCCGATGACGTGCCGCACAAGGAGCGCCTGCTGCAATGGCTGCTGGCGCATGAAGCCTTTGCCCAGGCCATCGTTTTCACCAATACCCGCGCCCAGGCAGATCGTCTGGCCGGTGTGCTGCGTGCCTCTGCCGTCAAGGCCTATGTGCTGCATGGCGAGAAGACCCAGGAGGAGCGCAAGCTGGCCGTCGAACGGCTGCGTCAGGGCAACATCAATGTGTTGATCGCCACCGATGTGGCGGCCCGCGGCCTCGACATCGAGGGCGTCGACCTGGTGATCAACTTCGACATGCCGCGCAGCGGCGACGAGTACGTGCATCGTATCGGGCGTGCGGGGCGCGTGGGACAGGCGGGGCTGGCCATCTCGCTGATCTGCCACAACGACTGGAACCTGATGTCCAGCGTCGAGCGTTACCTCAAGCAGTCCTTCGAGCGCCGGCTGATCAAGGAGCTGCAGGGCAGCTATCAGGGGCCGAAGAAGCTCAAGGCTTCCGGCAAGGCCGCTGGCAGCAAGAAAAAGAAACAGGCGAAGAAGGCGGGCAGCACTGCCAAGGCTGCTGGCAAGTCTCCGGCTCGCAAGGGCGACAAGCGACCGCCAGCGGCTACCCTGGGGGATGGCTTCACTGCGCCCAAGCGCAAGAAGCCTTCTCCGTCGGTGGGCTGA
- the rarD gene encoding EamA family transporter RarD: protein MILSGRGVLLSISASLLFSLIPGYVLLLEPLDGTQIIAQRVLWSLPAVLLLMLAMRQLGLLRQALERLRREPRLLAALILSGLLMGVQWAVFIWAPLTGHTLDVALGYFLLPLALVLTGRLFYGERLRPLQVLAVCCAAIGVLHELWLTRAFSIYTALSALGYVPYFMLRRWMRLDALSGLVLEMLVLVPLALLVIGQAEPGLFDAAPRLWWLLAGLGVLSALAFATMLAASRLLPMGLFGILSYVEPALLFVVAVTLLGEAFSVAQLLTYGPIWLAVLLVGLDSAHLLRRQLRGAEAAQYGG from the coding sequence ATGATCCTGTCCGGGCGAGGCGTGCTGTTGTCGATCAGCGCGTCGCTGCTGTTTTCGTTGATTCCCGGTTATGTGCTGCTGCTCGAGCCGCTGGACGGCACGCAGATCATCGCCCAGCGGGTGCTCTGGAGCCTGCCGGCGGTGCTCCTGCTGATGCTGGCCATGCGTCAGCTCGGTCTGCTGCGCCAGGCACTGGAGCGTCTGCGGCGTGAGCCGCGTCTGCTGGCGGCGCTGATCCTGTCCGGACTGCTGATGGGTGTGCAATGGGCGGTGTTCATCTGGGCACCGTTGACCGGCCACACCCTGGATGTCGCCCTGGGCTATTTCCTGCTGCCGCTGGCCCTGGTACTGACCGGGCGGCTGTTCTACGGCGAGCGGTTGCGCCCGCTGCAGGTGCTGGCGGTCTGCTGCGCGGCCATCGGCGTGTTGCACGAACTCTGGCTCACTCGGGCTTTTTCCATCTATACGGCGCTCAGCGCCCTCGGCTATGTGCCTTATTTCATGCTGCGCCGCTGGATGCGGCTGGACGCTTTGAGCGGCCTGGTGCTGGAGATGCTGGTGCTGGTGCCGCTGGCGCTGCTGGTCATCGGGCAGGCCGAGCCGGGGCTCTTCGATGCTGCGCCCCGGTTGTGGTGGTTGCTGGCTGGGCTGGGCGTGCTGAGTGCGCTGGCGTTCGCCACCATGCTGGCCGCCAGTCGTCTGTTGCCCATGGGGCTGTTCGGTATTCTCAGTTACGTCGAGCCGGCACTGCTGTTCGTGGTCGCCGTGACACTTCTGGGTGAGGCTTTCAGTGTGGCGCAGCTACTGACCTATGGGCCGATCTGGCTGGCGGTGCTGCTGGTCGGGCTGGACAGTGCCCATCTGTTGCGCAGGCAGCTGCGGGGTGCGGAGGCGGCGCAGTACGGCGGATGA
- a CDS encoding FMN-dependent NADH-azoreductase, which produces MSNVLVIESSVRHEGSISRQLTGEFVAQWRKANPQDQVKIRDLAREVVPHLDADLLGGWMKPVEEQSEVERAARERSDLLTEELLAADVLVLAAPMYNFTIPSTLKSWLDHVLRAGVTFQYTPEGPQGLLKGKRAYVLTARGGVYAGTPIDHQEPYLRQALAFIGITDVSFIHAEGLNMGGDAAIEGLARARAQLAEAV; this is translated from the coding sequence ATGTCCAATGTACTCGTCATTGAAAGCAGTGTTCGTCATGAAGGCTCGATTTCCCGTCAGCTGACCGGGGAGTTCGTCGCTCAGTGGAGAAAGGCCAATCCGCAGGATCAGGTGAAGATCCGCGATCTGGCACGCGAGGTGGTCCCGCATCTGGATGCCGATCTGCTGGGCGGTTGGATGAAGCCCGTGGAGGAGCAGAGCGAGGTGGAGCGGGCTGCACGCGAGCGTTCCGACCTGCTGACCGAGGAGCTGCTGGCAGCCGACGTGCTGGTGCTGGCGGCGCCCATGTACAACTTCACCATTCCCAGCACCCTGAAGTCGTGGCTGGACCATGTGCTGCGCGCCGGGGTCACCTTCCAGTACACCCCCGAGGGGCCCCAGGGGCTGCTCAAGGGCAAGCGCGCCTATGTGCTGACTGCTCGGGGAGGTGTCTACGCGGGAACTCCGATCGACCATCAGGAACCCTACCTGCGTCAGGCGCTGGCTTTCATCGGCATCACCGATGTCAGCTTCATCCATGCCGAAGGCCTGAACATGGGCGGCGACGCCGCGATCGAGGGATTGGCCAGGGCGCGTGCCCAGTTGGCTGAAGCGGTCTGA